In a single window of the Neorhodopirellula lusitana genome:
- the ndk gene encoding nucleoside-diphosphate kinase gives MQRSLILLKPDCVQRRLIGEVLSRFEAKGLQIVGLKMLQVTPELSKQHYAEHVEKPFYQSLEDFITAAPVVAIALEGLEAITVIRDMLGATNGLKAAPGTLRGDFSSSRQMNLVHASDSPESAERELGLYFRPEEFCEYSMNLTPFMRADDE, from the coding sequence ATGCAACGTTCGCTCATCCTGCTTAAGCCTGACTGTGTTCAACGCCGCCTTATTGGCGAAGTTCTCTCCCGTTTCGAAGCCAAGGGTTTGCAGATCGTCGGCCTGAAGATGCTGCAAGTGACACCTGAGTTGTCCAAGCAACACTACGCTGAACACGTCGAAAAGCCGTTCTATCAGTCGCTGGAAGATTTCATTACTGCCGCACCGGTTGTCGCCATCGCCTTGGAAGGCCTTGAAGCGATCACCGTCATTCGTGACATGCTGGGTGCGACCAACGGACTGAAGGCAGCACCCGGTACCCTGCGTGGTGATTTCAGCAGCAGTCGACAAATGAACCTGGTTCACGCCAGCGATTCTCCTGAGTCGGCCGAACGCGAATTGGGCCTCTACTTCCGCCCTGAAGAGTTCTGTGAGTACTCGATGAACCTGACGCCGTTCATGCGTGCGGACGACGAATGA
- a CDS encoding acyl-CoA thioesterase, which yields MNENWFDLPHVVQADEVDAQQHVHNLRYLQWSLWAARDHNATAGWDAASALSEGFGWVVRDHEITYRVAAVADQEIVVRTWVSEISRYSSTRKTLVCRPADQKVLARISTRWVYVDLKRHRALEIPAEAKAGLAIQDSTPPLPWELISD from the coding sequence ATGAACGAAAACTGGTTTGATTTGCCGCACGTGGTGCAGGCCGACGAAGTCGATGCCCAGCAACATGTCCACAATTTGCGATATTTGCAGTGGTCGTTGTGGGCTGCGCGAGATCACAACGCGACCGCTGGCTGGGACGCTGCTTCGGCATTGTCGGAGGGCTTTGGGTGGGTGGTGCGAGACCACGAGATCACATACCGAGTCGCGGCCGTCGCGGACCAGGAAATTGTGGTTCGGACCTGGGTCAGCGAGATCAGCCGCTACTCGAGTACTCGCAAGACGCTGGTTTGCCGCCCCGCGGACCAAAAGGTGCTGGCCCGAATCAGTACCCGTTGGGTCTACGTTGACCTCAAGCGGCACCGGGCATTGGAAATTCCAGCGGAAGCCAAGGCGGGACTCGCCATCCAGGACTCCACCCCGCCACTACCCTGGGAATTGATTAGCGATTAG
- the msrA gene encoding peptide-methionine (S)-S-oxide reductase MsrA: MSRSTSSSQSTRPTTDHCLTRATREIRSDQSRGPQAIAIAVPHPLAKQNRMMWMVIAWVAVGITSLIASVALGQTQSGQTKPGQPKANSVSSGEELAILAGGCFWCTEAVYERMEGVNDVVSGYIGGHVKNPTYEQVCGKKTGHAEAVQVYYDPSKTSFEELLVVFFKIHDPTTLNRQGVDSGPQYRSSIFYQNDEQKKIAENYIKKLNKSGDFRNPIVTLLEPNATFYVAEEYHQDYYRRNPNAGYCRAVVANKVRKFNRSFGDKIKDDLK, encoded by the coding sequence ATGTCCCGATCGACAAGCTCAAGCCAATCGACGCGTCCCACCACGGACCACTGCCTGACGCGGGCAACCCGTGAAATCCGTTCGGATCAGTCGCGTGGGCCCCAAGCAATCGCGATCGCTGTGCCTCACCCACTCGCGAAGCAGAATCGAATGATGTGGATGGTGATAGCGTGGGTGGCCGTGGGCATCACCAGCCTGATCGCCTCCGTGGCCCTCGGGCAAACCCAGTCTGGTCAAACCAAGCCAGGCCAGCCCAAGGCAAACAGCGTCTCTTCAGGCGAAGAACTCGCCATCTTGGCGGGCGGCTGTTTCTGGTGCACCGAAGCCGTTTATGAGCGGATGGAAGGCGTCAATGACGTGGTTTCGGGCTACATCGGTGGCCATGTCAAAAACCCAACCTATGAACAGGTTTGCGGCAAGAAAACCGGGCACGCAGAAGCCGTCCAGGTTTACTACGACCCATCGAAGACCTCGTTTGAAGAACTTCTGGTCGTGTTTTTCAAGATCCACGACCCCACCACGCTGAACCGCCAAGGTGTCGACTCCGGACCGCAGTACCGCAGCAGCATCTTCTATCAAAACGACGAACAGAAAAAGATCGCCGAGAACTACATCAAAAAGCTCAACAAATCCGGCGATTTCCGCAACCCAATCGTCACTTTGCTGGAACCCAACGCCACGTTCTACGTCGCGGAAGAGTACCACCAGGATTACTACCGCCGAAATCCAAATGCGGGCTACTGCCGGGCTGTGGTCGCGAATAAGGTCCGCAAGTTCAATCGTTCGTTCGGCGACAAGATCAAAGATGACCTCAAATGA
- a CDS encoding sigma-54-dependent transcriptional regulator codes for MSAHSGDANSNGNAPANRDAPAELNHADFRVLVVDNEAAHARAMTESLEKVGYACEVATSGPQAAEAIQREIFDIIITDMVMNDVDGMKILKLARERLPEAEVVMVTGHATVPIAVEAMQMGAFSFLEKPITPSGLRIIAEKAAEKVALRRQNTELMQRLDERFGFEGIIYTSQKMQTVIDRLRRIAATDATVLITGESGTGKEMVAQAIHQNSPRRSKRIVALNTRAVSENLVESELFGHVKGSFTDAVSDREGAFEYANGGTLFLDEVGDMPMSTQIKLLRVLEENQITRVGGNKSIKVNVRLISATNRPLEEMIEDGTFRNDLYFRLKVVTIELPPLRDRRDDVITLMDHFRKMFLRRHSKPAAHFTPAVTKKFFAYDWPGNIRQLRNFVETMVVLDTDGSLDEDDLPPELTGNSADAGFNQDAMLNIEQGPTAMIGQPLATIEKWAIEETLKLTGNNREEAATMLGIGARTLYRRLDQYKKDEDGVADE; via the coding sequence ATGAGCGCCCATTCCGGCGACGCCAACTCCAATGGCAACGCCCCCGCCAACCGTGACGCCCCCGCTGAACTCAACCACGCCGACTTTCGGGTCCTGGTGGTTGATAACGAGGCCGCTCACGCACGCGCGATGACCGAGAGCCTCGAAAAGGTCGGTTACGCTTGCGAAGTCGCCACCAGCGGACCGCAGGCAGCCGAAGCCATCCAGCGAGAGATTTTCGACATCATCATCACTGACATGGTGATGAACGACGTCGATGGCATGAAGATCTTGAAACTCGCCCGCGAACGACTGCCCGAAGCAGAAGTCGTGATGGTGACCGGACACGCGACCGTCCCGATCGCCGTCGAAGCAATGCAAATGGGCGCGTTCAGCTTCCTGGAAAAGCCGATCACGCCCTCCGGTCTGCGTATCATCGCCGAGAAAGCGGCCGAAAAGGTTGCTCTGCGCCGCCAGAACACGGAACTGATGCAGCGACTTGACGAGCGGTTCGGCTTCGAGGGCATCATCTACACCAGCCAAAAGATGCAAACCGTCATCGATCGCCTGCGCCGGATCGCGGCCACCGATGCGACCGTACTGATCACGGGGGAAAGCGGGACCGGCAAAGAGATGGTGGCCCAAGCGATTCACCAAAACAGCCCGCGACGCAGCAAACGAATCGTGGCGTTGAACACCCGAGCGGTCTCCGAAAACTTGGTCGAAAGCGAACTGTTCGGGCACGTCAAAGGCTCGTTCACTGACGCGGTTTCCGATCGCGAGGGTGCATTCGAATACGCCAACGGCGGCACGCTGTTCTTGGACGAAGTCGGCGACATGCCGATGAGCACGCAAATCAAGCTTTTGCGTGTTCTGGAGGAAAACCAAATCACTCGCGTCGGCGGCAACAAGTCGATCAAGGTCAACGTTCGACTGATCAGTGCGACCAATCGACCGCTCGAAGAGATGATCGAAGACGGCACGTTCCGCAACGACCTTTACTTCCGTTTGAAGGTCGTCACGATCGAACTGCCGCCGCTGCGAGATCGCCGCGACGACGTGATCACGTTAATGGATCATTTCCGCAAGATGTTCCTGCGTCGACACAGCAAACCGGCGGCTCACTTCACCCCGGCGGTGACCAAGAAATTCTTCGCCTACGACTGGCCCGGCAACATCCGCCAACTTCGCAACTTCGTCGAAACCATGGTGGTTCTCGATACTGACGGTTCGCTCGATGAAGACGACCTGCCACCGGAATTGACCGGCAACTCCGCCGACGCCGGATTCAACCAGGACGCGATGCTGAATATCGAGCAAGGCCCCACCGCCATGATCGGACAGCCGCTGGCAACCATCGAAAAATGGGCCATCGAGGAAACGCTGAAATTGACTGGCAACAACCGCGAAGAGGCAGCGACGATGCTCGGCATCGGTGCCCGAACGCTGTACCGCCGACTGGACCAGTACAAGAAGGACGAAGATGGCGTCGCGGATGAGTAA
- a CDS encoding PSP1 C-terminal domain-containing protein, producing the protein MSNRLPPDNYLVQIGFAGDCFTAIYPSPASAPEIPSQAKVLVRTPRGVELGTVLRQLSPPVLAPVPQAADAAMNPASIPAADSETETQPETRTDTRADSLTAPMPDSLVDAPTAPTAALTIIRRVTRDDQLLIDRLNQHKTKAVRRCQDVLARQSSEAVLLDVDQLFDGNTLVLHFLGPVDALGRELTDEMVKQYESEVQSIRLSELMSEGCGPGCGTPAAEGGGCGTGGGCATCAAGSCGTRTRS; encoded by the coding sequence ATGAGTAACCGCTTGCCCCCGGACAACTACCTTGTGCAGATCGGGTTTGCGGGCGATTGCTTCACCGCCATCTATCCGTCCCCAGCATCTGCACCGGAGATCCCATCCCAAGCCAAAGTGCTGGTCCGAACGCCTCGCGGTGTCGAACTCGGTACGGTCCTGCGCCAACTCAGCCCACCGGTCCTAGCACCGGTCCCACAAGCGGCTGACGCGGCAATGAACCCTGCGTCCATCCCTGCCGCGGATTCCGAAACAGAGACACAACCTGAGACTCGCACCGACACGCGGGCAGATTCGCTGACAGCCCCCATGCCAGACTCGCTGGTAGACGCACCGACCGCCCCCACTGCTGCCCTGACGATTATCCGTCGAGTCACCCGCGACGACCAACTGCTGATCGACCGCCTGAACCAACACAAGACAAAAGCCGTCCGCCGATGCCAGGACGTCTTGGCCCGGCAATCCAGCGAGGCGGTGCTGCTTGACGTCGATCAACTGTTTGACGGCAACACACTGGTCCTGCATTTCCTGGGGCCCGTTGATGCGTTGGGGCGGGAATTGACCGATGAAATGGTCAAACAATACGAGTCGGAAGTGCAATCCATCCGGCTCAGCGAACTGATGTCCGAAGGCTGCGGCCCCGGGTGCGGAACCCCAGCGGCGGAAGGCGGCGGATGCGGAACTGGCGGCGGATGTGCCACGTGTGCCGCCGGCTCATGCGGCACCCGAACTCGCTCCTAG
- the tsf gene encoding translation elongation factor Ts — MAISAKDVSELRKSTGAGMMDCKKALEESGGDMEGALDYLRKKGQKVAEKRADRDANEGVVVAMTEGNVGMLLALSCETDFVAKNENFIALTERIAKLAMENGAKTKEEVNALPIEGTTVAEHLVTETGRTGEKIEVSDVQYVEGENLATYIHAGSKIGVVLSHKDGGKEGADQFFRGVAMHIAAMKPSILHPDEFDAELVEKETEALRAQIIAENELNEKENLGKPVKNVPQYASRRQLTPEVIAATEEQIKAELKAEGKPEKIWDKILPGKLDRFIADNTLLDQERCLLSQFYALDDSKTVEAAVKDFSPEAEIVAFKRVAVN, encoded by the coding sequence ATGGCTATTTCTGCCAAAGACGTAAGCGAGCTGCGTAAGTCCACCGGCGCCGGAATGATGGATTGCAAGAAAGCTCTTGAAGAATCCGGCGGCGACATGGAAGGTGCCCTGGATTACCTTCGCAAGAAGGGCCAAAAAGTTGCTGAAAAGCGAGCCGACCGTGACGCCAACGAAGGTGTCGTTGTGGCCATGACCGAAGGCAATGTTGGCATGTTGCTGGCTTTGAGTTGCGAAACCGACTTCGTCGCTAAGAACGAAAACTTCATCGCATTGACCGAGCGGATCGCGAAGTTGGCGATGGAAAACGGTGCCAAGACCAAGGAAGAAGTCAACGCGTTGCCAATCGAAGGCACGACCGTTGCTGAGCACTTGGTTACCGAAACCGGCCGTACCGGCGAGAAGATCGAAGTTTCGGACGTGCAGTATGTCGAAGGCGAAAACCTGGCGACTTACATTCACGCCGGCAGCAAGATTGGCGTCGTGTTGTCCCACAAGGACGGCGGCAAAGAAGGTGCTGATCAATTCTTCCGCGGCGTTGCTATGCACATCGCAGCGATGAAGCCATCGATCCTGCACCCCGATGAATTCGATGCCGAACTCGTCGAAAAGGAAACCGAAGCCCTGCGTGCTCAGATCATCGCTGAAAACGAACTGAACGAAAAGGAAAACCTTGGCAAGCCAGTCAAGAACGTTCCTCAGTACGCCAGTCGTCGTCAGTTGACTCCCGAAGTCATCGCAGCGACCGAAGAGCAGATCAAGGCTGAGTTGAAGGCCGAAGGCAAGCCAGAAAAGATCTGGGATAAGATTCTTCCAGGTAAGCTGGATCGTTTCATCGCCGACAACACTCTGCTCGACCAAGAGCGTTGCTTGTTGAGCCAGTTCTACGCACTGGACGACAGCAAGACTGTCGAAGCAGCAGTGAAGGATTTCAGCCCAGAAGCCGAAATCGTCGCCTTCAAGCGAGTTGCTGTTAACTGA
- the rpsB gene encoding 30S ribosomal protein S2: protein MANEIVKEMIESGVHFGHRTSLWNPKMAPYIFGKKNQIHILDIRETLRGLLRAKKYLSQVAAGGSLILFVGTKRQAGEAVEEQSLRCGMPFVSERWLGGTLTNFRTIRSRLGRLEELEDLRTSEKINEYSKKMQSSLNREYRKMYRNLNGLRTMNRLPEVMFIVDPGKERNAVREAKRLGITTVALIDTDSDPSLIDLPIPGNDDGIRSVEMIMRELADAVNAGKGQTQVEASDAGAPAAAAPAPAPVAEPAAEPAAE from the coding sequence ATGGCAAACGAAATCGTTAAAGAGATGATCGAATCGGGCGTCCACTTCGGACACCGTACGAGCCTCTGGAACCCGAAGATGGCACCTTACATCTTCGGAAAAAAGAACCAAATTCACATTCTCGACATCCGCGAAACCCTTCGTGGCTTGCTTCGTGCCAAGAAATATTTGTCGCAAGTTGCTGCTGGCGGTAGCCTGATTCTGTTCGTCGGAACCAAGCGTCAAGCTGGTGAAGCCGTCGAAGAGCAGTCGCTTCGCTGTGGAATGCCTTTCGTCAGCGAACGCTGGCTCGGTGGCACGCTGACCAACTTCCGTACCATTCGTTCGCGTCTGGGCCGTCTGGAAGAACTGGAAGATCTGCGTACCAGCGAAAAGATCAACGAATACAGCAAGAAGATGCAGTCTTCGCTGAACCGCGAATACCGCAAGATGTACCGCAACTTGAACGGTTTGCGTACCATGAACCGCTTGCCTGAAGTGATGTTCATCGTCGACCCCGGCAAAGAACGCAACGCTGTTCGTGAAGCAAAACGCTTGGGCATCACGACTGTTGCTCTGATCGATACCGATAGCGACCCCAGCCTGATCGATTTGCCGATTCCCGGTAACGATGACGGTATCCGCAGCGTCGAAATGATCATGCGTGAATTGGCTGACGCCGTGAACGCTGGCAAGGGCCAGACTCAAGTCGAAGCTTCCGACGCCGGAGCACCAGCTGCCGCCGCACCAGCGCCAGCACCAGTTGCTGAGCCAGCCGCTGAACCCGCTGCTGAGTAA
- the uppS gene encoding polyprenyl diphosphate synthase gives MPRHVAIIMDGNGRWAQNRGQPRIEGHRRGASSVRRITELAAQWKLQALTLYCLSSENWKRPAAELEFLMQLLRQYLIDERPTLRDQNLQLRFIGRLDRLGDDVLAEIEKTKAVCRNNTGTELVLAVDYGGRDEITRATREIAQQVAAGELAIDDIDEDTISKQLDTKGLAEVDLMIRTGGDIRISNYLLWQISYAELWFTEKCWPEFGEVEFREAIEGFASRQRRFGGLDEAADEAGEPAEKGADPAAKVH, from the coding sequence ATGCCTCGCCACGTTGCCATCATCATGGACGGCAACGGACGGTGGGCCCAAAACCGTGGTCAACCTCGCATTGAGGGGCACCGCCGGGGGGCTTCGTCGGTGCGCCGGATCACGGAGCTAGCGGCTCAGTGGAAATTGCAGGCGCTGACGCTGTATTGCCTTTCCAGCGAAAACTGGAAACGGCCGGCCGCGGAGTTGGAGTTCTTGATGCAGTTGTTGCGGCAATACTTGATTGACGAACGGCCCACGCTACGCGACCAGAATCTGCAGCTGCGATTCATCGGTCGTCTGGATCGGCTCGGGGACGACGTGCTGGCCGAAATTGAAAAAACCAAGGCGGTGTGCCGTAATAACACCGGCACGGAACTTGTGTTGGCAGTCGATTATGGCGGACGGGACGAGATAACCCGGGCAACTCGCGAGATCGCTCAACAGGTCGCCGCCGGGGAGTTGGCGATCGACGACATTGATGAAGACACCATCTCAAAACAGCTGGACACCAAGGGGTTGGCTGAGGTCGACTTGATGATCCGGACGGGGGGTGACATCCGGATCAGTAACTACTTGCTTTGGCAGATCAGCTACGCCGAGCTTTGGTTTACGGAAAAGTGCTGGCCCGAGTTTGGCGAGGTGGAATTCCGTGAAGCGATTGAGGGTTTTGCCAGCCGCCAACGTCGTTTTGGTGGCCTGGACGAGGCCGCTGACGAGGCCGGCGAGCCCGCTGAAAAGGGTGCCGACCCGGCTGCAAAGGTTCATTAG
- a CDS encoding lactate racemase domain-containing protein, whose translation MTIYYSVGSPQHSLTTDDLRNALSTTFAAMSPAKKVLLLPPDQTRLFSRAGELTVLCHELLGDRVADIMPALGTHSAMTPAQLDHMFPGVPHDLFRVHRWRDDVVELGEVPADFVSDVTGGIYNKAWPAQVNRLLRDGEHDLIFSLGQVVPHEVIGMANYNKNVFVGTGGVTGINESHYLSAMVGIDDTLGIAETPLRKILNYAQDHFCQDLPILYALTVIEQLKDGTKHTRGLFIGDDHDTFFAAAELSRQVNITHLPHAPKHVVAYLDPSEFKSTWLGNKAIYRTRKAIATGGKLTVIGPAVEEFGEDKRIDGLIRKYGYRPKAEVMKLVEENEDLAGDPSAAAHLVHGSPENRFEVVYAAGHLTDEEISSVGFTPGNLEELMKRYDVTTLQDGYHTDIDGTEFYFVQNPALGLWEAPLN comes from the coding sequence TTGACCATTTACTATTCCGTCGGATCGCCCCAGCACTCACTCACCACCGACGACTTGCGAAACGCTTTAAGCACCACATTTGCGGCGATGTCGCCAGCGAAAAAAGTGTTGCTGTTGCCGCCTGACCAGACACGATTATTCAGCCGGGCGGGGGAATTGACCGTTTTGTGTCATGAATTGTTGGGCGATCGGGTTGCCGACATCATGCCCGCGTTAGGCACGCACTCGGCGATGACACCGGCTCAGTTGGATCACATGTTTCCGGGCGTGCCGCACGACCTGTTTCGTGTTCACCGGTGGCGCGACGATGTGGTGGAACTCGGTGAGGTGCCAGCTGATTTCGTGTCCGACGTGACTGGCGGCATTTACAATAAAGCGTGGCCAGCCCAGGTGAACCGGTTGCTTCGCGACGGCGAGCACGACCTGATCTTTTCGCTGGGCCAGGTGGTGCCGCATGAAGTGATCGGCATGGCCAACTACAACAAGAACGTGTTCGTCGGCACCGGCGGGGTGACCGGTATCAACGAGAGCCATTACCTCAGTGCGATGGTGGGGATTGATGACACGCTGGGAATAGCGGAAACGCCGCTGCGTAAGATTCTGAACTACGCCCAAGATCATTTCTGCCAAGACTTGCCGATCTTGTATGCGTTGACGGTGATCGAGCAACTCAAGGACGGCACCAAGCACACTCGCGGTTTGTTCATCGGCGATGACCACGACACTTTCTTTGCCGCTGCGGAGCTTTCGCGTCAGGTTAACATCACCCACTTGCCGCATGCTCCCAAGCATGTCGTCGCGTACTTGGACCCCAGCGAATTCAAGAGCACGTGGTTGGGGAACAAGGCGATCTACCGGACTCGCAAGGCAATCGCGACGGGTGGCAAGCTGACGGTGATCGGGCCAGCGGTGGAAGAATTCGGCGAAGACAAACGGATCGATGGTTTGATCCGTAAGTATGGATACCGTCCGAAGGCGGAGGTGATGAAGCTGGTCGAGGAAAACGAAGACCTCGCCGGTGACCCCTCCGCCGCGGCTCACCTGGTTCACGGTTCGCCCGAAAACCGCTTTGAAGTGGTGTACGCGGCCGGGCATCTGACGGACGAGGAAATCAGCAGCGTTGGATTCACGCCGGGCAACCTGGAAGAGCTAATGAAGCGATACGACGTCACGACGTTGCAGGATGGTTACCACACGGACATTGATGGCACTGAGTTTTACTTTGTCCAAAACCCAGCTTTGGGTTTGTGGGAAGCGCCGTTAAACTAG
- a CDS encoding ATP-binding response regulator: MARILLVEDSPTQAVEMTMLLEEANHDVIHASNGRLGLEQLRSQTIDVVVTDLEMPEMNGLKLVERMRIDFAHVPTILVTGHGSEALAAEALRLGAAGYVPKNQMRRSLNDSITNVLSVIGSDNSYARLISTLRKNVFVFDLPNDPQLIPPLIGLLMQISAGMELLPSVDMVRMGVAIEHAIANAMCHGNLEVATADCPSHSELARNGTISPAMEQRLADPVYKQRKVRVEATATSEEIRVTVTDQGNGFDTSIVPRPGEMDIEAIFSNDDASKGQGLVLMANLVDELVFNEKGNEVTLVKRCG; this comes from the coding sequence ATGGCACGAATCTTACTAGTTGAGGACAGTCCCACCCAGGCGGTGGAAATGACAATGTTACTTGAGGAAGCCAATCATGACGTGATTCACGCTTCCAACGGTCGCCTTGGTTTGGAACAGCTGCGCAGTCAAACGATTGACGTCGTTGTCACCGATTTGGAAATGCCCGAGATGAATGGGCTGAAGTTGGTCGAGCGGATGCGAATTGATTTCGCTCACGTTCCCACCATCCTGGTCACCGGCCATGGTTCCGAGGCTCTCGCCGCCGAAGCCCTTCGACTGGGCGCAGCCGGTTATGTTCCGAAGAACCAAATGCGGCGCAGCCTGAACGATTCCATCACTAACGTGTTGAGCGTCATCGGTTCCGACAACAGCTATGCCCGATTGATCTCGACGCTCCGCAAGAACGTCTTCGTTTTCGACCTGCCCAACGATCCGCAATTGATCCCGCCACTAATCGGGTTACTGATGCAAATCAGCGCAGGAATGGAGTTACTTCCCAGCGTCGACATGGTCCGAATGGGCGTCGCGATCGAACATGCGATCGCCAACGCGATGTGCCACGGCAACTTAGAGGTCGCGACCGCGGATTGCCCGAGCCACAGCGAACTGGCTCGCAACGGCACCATTAGTCCCGCGATGGAACAGCGTCTTGCCGATCCGGTTTACAAGCAACGCAAAGTGCGAGTCGAAGCCACCGCGACGTCCGAAGAAATTCGGGTTACCGTTACCGATCAAGGTAATGGGTTCGACACCAGCATCGTGCCCCGCCCCGGCGAGATGGACATCGAAGCGATCTTCAGCAACGACGACGCCAGCAAAGGACAAGGCTTGGTGCTGATGGCAAACCTGGTCGACGAACTTGTCTTCAACGAAAAAGGCAACGAGGTCACACTCGTCAAACGCTGCGGTTGA